The following proteins are encoded in a genomic region of Apodemus sylvaticus chromosome 21, mApoSyl1.1, whole genome shotgun sequence:
- the Utp4 gene encoding U3 small nucleolar RNA-associated protein 4 homolog isoform X2 translates to MGEFKVHRVRFFNYVPSGIRCVAYNNQSNRLAVSRTDGTVEIYNLSANYFQEKFFPGHESRGTEALCWAEGQRLFSAGLNGEILEYDLQALNIKYSLDAFGGPIWSMTASPSGSQLLVGCEDGSVKLFEVTPDKIQFARNFDRQKSRILSLCWHPAGTHVAAGSIDYVSVFDVKSGSIIRKMVLDRQHLGVTKSRCIVWGVAFLSDGTVISVDSVGKVQLWDSATGTLVKSHLIANADVQSIAVADEEDSFVVGTAEGTVFHFQLVSLTSNSSEKQWVRTKPFQHHTHDVRTVAHSPTALISGGTDTHLVIRPLMEKVEVKNYDAALRKITFPHRRLISCSKRRQLLLFQFAHHLELWRLGSTAATGKNGDTLPLSKNADHLLHLKTKGPENIICSCVSPCGSWIAYSTVSRFFLYRLKYERDNISLQRVSKLPAFLRSALHILFSEDSTKLFVASNQGSLHIIRLSEGSFKHLHSFQPQSGTVEAMCLLAVSPDGNWLAASGTSAGVHIYDLHHLKLHCTVPAYNFPVTALAIAPNTNNLVIAHSDQQVFEFSIPDKQYTEWSRSLQKQGFHQLWLQRDTPITHISFHPRRPTHILLHDAYMFCIIDKSLPLPNDKTVLYNPLPPKNESDVFLRRTTHGFKISKKYKPLLFMDLLDERTLVAVERPLDAIIAQLPPPIKKKKFGT, encoded by the exons TTTTTCCCAGGTCATGAGTCTCGGGGTACTGAAGCCCTGTGTTGGGCAGAAGGACAGCGGCTCTTCAGTGCTGGACTGAATGGAGAAATTCTCGAGTACGACCTCCAGGCACTGAACATCAAGTACTCTCTGGATGCCTTTGGAGGACCAATTTGGAGTATGACCGCCAGCCCCAGTGGCTCTCAACTTTTG GTTGGTTGTGAAGATGGCTCTGTGAAACTATTTGAAGTCACCCCAGACAAAATCCAGTTTGCAAGAAATTTTGATCGGCAAAAAA GTCGCATCCTGAGTCTCTGCTGGCACCCTGCTGGTACCCACGTTGCAGCTGGTTCCATAGACTACGTCAGCGTGTTTGATGTCAAATCAG GGAGCATAATTCGTAAGATGGTTCTCGACAGACAGCATCTGGGAGTGACTAAGTCACGGTGTATCGTGTGGGGCGTTGCCTTCCTGTCCGACGGCACGGTCATCAGTGTGGACTCTGTCGGAAAGGTGCAGCTGTGGGACTCTGCTACTGGGACACTTGTTAAGAGCCACCTCATCGCAAACGCTGACGTGCAGTCCATTGCTGTTGCTGAT GAAGAAGACAGTTTTGTGGTGGGCACAGCCGAGGGCACAGTTTTCCATTTCCAGCTGGTGTCCTTGACTTCCAACAGCAGTGAGAAGCAGTGGGTGCGGACGAAACCATTCCAACACCACACACATGACGTGCGCACTGTGGCCCACAGCCCAACAGCTCTGATATCAGGAG GCACCGACACCCACCTAGTTATTCGGCCTCTCATGGAGAAAGTGGAGGTAAAGAACTATGATGCTGCTCTCCGAAAGATCACTTTCCCCCAC CGGCGTCTCATTTCCTGTTCAAAAAGAAGGCAGCTTCTCCTTTTCCAGTTCGCTCATCACTTGGAACTCTGGAGGCTGGGATCCACAGCTGCCACAG gcaAGAACGGAGATACTCTTCCACTCTCTAAAAACGCAGATCATCTCCTGCATCTCAAGACAAAG GGCCCTGAGAACATTATCTGCAGCTGTGTCTCCCCGTGTGGAAGTTGGATAGCCTATTCTACAGTGTCCCGCTTTTTTCTCTATCGATTGAAATATGAACGTGACAACATAAGCCTCCAAAGA GTTTCCAAACTACCAGCATTCCTTCGCTCTGCccttcatattttgttttctgaagatTCAACAAAGCTCTTTGTGGCATCCAATCAAGGGTCTCTTCATATCATTCGTCTGTCAGAAGGAAGCTTCAAGCACTTGCATTCTTTCCAGCCGCAATCAG GGACGGTGGAGGCCATGTGTCTTTTGGCAGTCAGTCCAGATGGGAATTGGCTAGCTGCATCAGGTACCAGTGCTGGAGTCCACATATATGATCTGCACCATCTAAAG CTTCACTGCACAGTGCCTGCTTACAATTTCCCAGTGACCGCCCTGGCCATCGCCCCCAATACCAACAACCTGGTCATTGCTCATTCTGACCAGCAG GTATTTGAATTCAGCATCCCAGACAAGCAGTATACAGAATGGAGCCGCTCTCTTCAGAAGCAAGGATTTCACCAGCTGTGGCTCCAGAGAGATACTCCCATCACCCACATCAGCTTTCATCCCAGGAGGCCAACGCACATCCTCCTCCACGACGCCTACATGTTCTGCATCATTGACAAGTCCTTG CCACTTCCAAATGACAAAACTGTGCTCTATAATCCACTTCCTCCGAAAAATGAATCAGATGTCTTCCTGAGGCGCACGACCCATGGGTTTAAAATATCTAAGAAATATAAG CCCCTGCTCTTCATGGACCTTTTGGATGAAAGGACGCTCGTGGCAGTGGAGCGGCCCCTGGACGCCATCATTGCCCAGCTCCCTCCGCCCATCAAAAAGAAGAAATTCGGAACTTAA